The Pogona vitticeps strain Pit_001003342236 chromosome 6, PviZW2.1, whole genome shotgun sequence genome contains a region encoding:
- the LOC110086466 gene encoding erythroblast NAD(P)(+)--arginine ADP-ribosyltransferase, whose translation MRGIQMEELQCVALFLITFLMWPAQGVAMNGYCEMSKSRSSPVLNMAHSSLDDQYDGCLKNMKENLTSLLRIELGVSQSYKEAWENALLNCQYNRTWMYPRNLEELSEVAICTYTQIDPPIHSKFNAATRKAGKGPREYADYRFKSLHFLLTYATKFWRREVSCQRVYRGTKVNFSIGQYFRFGQFTSTSENKKVASFFGKVTFFDLVSCKGIDIHEVSSFRNEEEVLIPPYEIFEVKSVNDTVKGKTVHAVSAGSCSNHNCLFMGEGSKKTKGCDDHQVLHF comes from the exons ATGCGTGGTATCCAGATGGAGGAACTTCAGtgtgttgctctttttttaatcacCTTCTTGATGTGGCCTGCTCAAGGGGTGGCAATG AATGGGTATTGTGAGATGTCAAAAAGCAGATCCAGTCCAGTATTGAACATGGCACACTCCTCCCTTGATGATCAGTATGATGGCTGCCTGAAGAACATGAAGGAAAATTTGACCTCTCTTCTTCGAATTGAGCTGGGTGTATCTCAGTCATATAAGGAAGCTTGGGAGAATGCCTTACTCAACTGTCAGTACAACAGGACATGGATGTACCCTCGGAATTTGGAAGAGCTCTCTGAGGTTGCCATCTGCACATATACACAAATTGACCCCCCAATCCATTCAAAGTTCAATGCTGCCACACGTAAAGCAGGAAAAGGACCCAGGGAATATGCGGACTACCGTTTCAAgtccttgcattttcttttaaccTACGCAACCAAGTTCTGGAGGAGGGAGGTCAGCTGCCAGCGAGTCTACAGGGGCACCAAAGTGAATTTTTCCATCGGCCAATATTTCCGTTTCGGGCAGTTCACCTCCACATCTGAAAACAAGAAAGTAGCCTCTTTTTTTGGTAAAGTAACCTTCTTCGATTTGGTTTCCTGCAAGGGGATTGATATACATGAAGTGTCCTCTTTTCGTAATGAGGAAGAAGTATTGATCCCTCCGTATGAGATCTTCGAAGTCAAATCTGTCAATGATACCGTAAAGGGCAAGACCGTACATGCCGTGTCAGCGGGAAGTTGCAGCAACCACAACTGTCTTTTTATGGGAGAAG GTTCAAAGAAGACCAAGGGCTGTGATGACCACCAAG TGCTGCATTTCTGA
- the LOC110086488 gene encoding olfactory receptor 10A7-like yields the protein MPNSPLQMNAEQTRPWKNRSTVEEFILLGFQEHSIFLFLTFLGIYLAILLGNGLIVVVTTWDSALHTPMYFFLRSLSGLEMCYTSVTLPKMMANLLSGDLSISFPACAAQMFFILFLGGTECFLLAAMAYDRYLAICLPLHYMRLMSHKVSVGLVAGSFAISLPMQLLQLGLIFSLPFCGPKIDHFFCDIPAVLSLACADLYANEVAVYTENILFVIVPFVLILTSYAYITRTILRMPAGTGQQKAFSTCSSHLTVVSLFYGSAMLVYLHPQTPDSVKSDKVLSLLYTVIIPLCNPLIYTLRNREVKSSLSRLMSRKKCSEVSTG from the coding sequence ATGCCCAACTCACCTCTGCAGATGAATGCTGAGCAAACCAGACCCTGGAAGAACCGAAGCACAGTGGAAGAGTTCATCTTGTTGGGATTCCAAGAACACAGTATCTTCCTCTTTCTCACCTTTCTGGGCATCTATTTGGCTATTTTGTTGGGCAACGGACTGATTGTGGTGGTGACAACATGGGACTCTGCCTTGCACACCCCCATGTACTTTTTTCTGCGCAGCCTCTCAGGACTGGAGATGTGTTACACCTCAGTCACCCTTCCTAAGATGATGGCTAACCTGCTCTCAGGGGACCTCTCCATCTCCTTCCCAGCCTGTGCTGCACAGATGTTCTTCATCCTCTTTCTAGGGGGCACAGAATGCTTCCTGTTGGCAGCCATGGCTTATGACCGCTATCTCGCCATCTGCCTTCCTCTCCACTACATGAGACTCATGAGCCATAAGGTGAGCGTAGGGCTGGTGGCCGGCTCCTTTGCCATCAGCCTCCCTATGCAGCTGCTACAACTTGGACTGATCTTCTCCTTGCCTTTCTGTGGACCCAAGATTGACCACTTCTTCTGTGACATCCCAGCAGTCCTCAGCTTGGCGTGTGCTGACCTATATGCCAATGAGGTGGCTGTGTATACAGAAAACATCCTTTTTGTTATTGTGCCCTTTGTGCTTATCTTGACTTCTTATGCATACATCACCAGAACCATTCTGCGCATGCCAGCAGGCACTGGCCAGCAGAAGGCCTTTTCCACCTGCTCATCCCACCTCACGGTGGTCAGTCTCTTCTATGGATCGGCGATGCTTGTTTATCTTCATCCACAAACCCCCGACTCTGTGAAGTCTGACAAAGTCCTCTCCCTGCTATACACAGTTATTATTCCTCTGTGCAACCCTTTAATCTATACTCTGAGGAACAGGGAAGTGAAATCCAGCCTTAGTAGATTGATGAGCAGGAAGAAATGCTCTGAGGTGAGCACAGGATGA